One Helianthus annuus cultivar XRQ/B chromosome 12, HanXRQr2.0-SUNRISE, whole genome shotgun sequence genomic region harbors:
- the LOC110894374 gene encoding zinc finger protein ZAT9: MDEDHDEVRFECKLCDKRFPSGKSLGGHMRSHVLAAAAANSVELDDNLNSNSYGLRENPKKSWRASSSSSTLPLPNERICKQCGKGFQSLKALCGHMAFHSEKDRSFKEYDHSWTSNNLDHEDKLANDGYSDAEEIEQQDPVCVTRSKSKRYKKVVIKPPSFSLTNTHSNNSNYSNYNYGSSSVSEIDEFEQEDVAMCLMMLSKDSTNWAGVHSVLESSDNSRKEWNLDRNDTKSFEIVNSNSGYCRNGIKKVESDVSVEGLLRNGMKGFNYKDLSYEEKQEIRTNLFREFGYDNSLKKQIRNDDKEESYKRNKYECLNCSKTFSSFQGLGGHRPCHKKNNAFNPSGNRSEAEFTRDQKTKFEKKTKLKKNKGHECPICFRMFKSGQALGGHKRSHFMNGSEDRIDRIAAMEHAVATYKDMIDLNLPAPEED; encoded by the coding sequence ATGGATGAAGATCATGATGAAGTGAGATTTGAGTGCAAGTTGTGTGATAAAAGGTTTCCAAGTGGGAAATCATTAGGTGGGCATATGAGGTCTCATGtacttgctgctgctgctgctaatTCAGTTGAATTAGATGATAATTTGAACTCAAATTCTTATGGGTTGAGAGAGAACCCTAAAAAGAGTTGGAGagcatcttcttcatcttcaactTTACCTTTACCAAATGAGAGAatttgtaaacaatgtggcaaaggGTTCCAATCTTTGAAAGCTTTATGTGGTCATATGGCTTTTCATTCTGAGAAAGATAGGAGCTTCAAGGAGTATGATCATTCTTGGACTAGTAACAATCTTGATCATGAAGATAAGTTGGCTAACGATGGTTATTCGGATGCCGAAGAAATCGAGCAGCAGGATCCAGTTTGCGTTACAAGGTCGAAATCGAAAAGGTACAAGAAAGTGGTGATAAAACCACCTTCTTTCTCTTTAACCAATACTCATAGTAACAATAGCAATTATAGCAATTATAATTATGGATCTTCATCTGTTTCTGAAATTGATGAGTTTGAACAAGAGGATGTAGCAATGTGTTTGATGATGTTATCTAAGGATTCTACTAATTGGGCCGGTGTTCATTCGGTTTTGGAATCCTCAGACAACAGTAGAAAGGAATGGAATTTGGATAGGAATGATACCAAAAGCTTCGAGATTGTGAATTCGAATTCCGGGTATTGTAGGAATGGAATCAAGAAAGTGGAATCGGATGTTTCGGTTGAGGGGCTTCTTCGGAATGGAATGAAAGGTTTCAACTATAAAGACTTGTCGTAtgaggaaaaacaagaaattcgaacGAATTTGTTTAGGGAATTCGGGTATGATAATTCGTTAAAGAAACAAATTCGAAACGATGACAAGGAGGAATCATATAAGAGAAACAAGTATGAATGTTTGAATTGCAGCAAAACTTTTAGTTCATTTCAAGGGCTTGGTGGACATAGACCATGTCACAAAAAGAACAATGCTTTTAATCCAAGTGGAAACCGTTCAGAGGCCGAATTTACTCGCGATCAAAAGACTAAATTCGAGAAGAAAACGAAACTAAAAAAGAACAAAGGGCACGAATGCCCGatttgttttaggatgtttaaaTCCGGGCAAGCTTTAGGGGGTCACAAAAGGTCTCATTTCATGAATGGTTCTGAAGATAGGATTGATCGTATTGCAGCAATGGAACACGCGGTTGCAACGTATAAAGATATGATTGATCTTAATCTCCCTGCTCCAGAAGAGGATTAG
- the LOC110894375 gene encoding uncharacterized protein LOC110894375, which produces MGTKRPFDENLQEFVKYPKHVENGNKPVSFGEEKQSPEPPQNVMVENVFEISAPLPSVSSITDREEAPEPGLGPTFCPNLFSDFFEFNMPRRSLVHFDDTYASLLNCSPRKEVPIGPDHQAHVPKFDSDSARNYITEISTGVLVISNQEDEAVTVQTDCECMDNGSIRCVQQHVNEARLNLKESLGLEKFVNLGFNTMGEEVACNWTDEEQHFQDIIYSNPVSHGKKFWEVLSVEFPTRTKNDLVSYYFNVFIYRRRAIQNRSQLLAIDSDDDEWWGTKRGSTENEDFVDHGDHDHDSVSEDGDNVKENKLVKEGPSSNIHDNKVTSQSDQEKEKPVVAQNVGLKSESYLHWDPPYSTMGSTKGVDLLPTCSMIEEIFGSSGKST; this is translated from the coding sequence ATGGGAACTAAACGTCCGTTTGACGAGAACCTTCAAGAGTTTGTTAAGTACCCGAAGCATGTTGAAAATGGGAATAAACCTGTTTCATTTGGTGAAGAGAAACAATCTCCTGAACCACCTCAAAATGTTATGGTTGAAAACGTGTTTGAGATCAGTGCTCCCTTACCATCAGTCTCCAGCATAACTGATCGTGAAGAGGCGCCTGAGCCTGGGCTCGGGCCCACATTTTGCCCAAATCTTTTCTCGGATTTTTTTGAATTCAACATGCCGAGGCGATCACTGGTTCATTTTGATGATACATACGCGTCTTTATTAAATTGCTCACCGAGAAAAGAAGTCCCCATTGGACCAGACCATCAAGCTCATGTTCCCAAATTCGATTCAGATTCAGCTAGAAATTACATTACCGAGATTTCGacgggcgttttggtcatttccaATCAAGAGGACGAGGCCGTGACTGTCCAAACAGATTGCGAATGCATGGATAACGGTTCTATTAGATGTGTGCAACAACACGTCAATGAAGCCCGGTTGAATCTAAAAGAATCGTTAGGACTCGAGAAATTCGTAAATCTGGGATTTAACACCATGGGTGAGGAAGTCGCTTGTAACTGGACTGACGAAGAACAACATTTTCAAGATATTATTTACTCCAATCCCGTTTCTCACGGTAAAAAGTTCTGGGAGGTGCTTTCCGTCGAATTCCCGACCCGAACAAAAAATGATTTGGTAAGTTACTATTTTAACGTTTTTATCTACCGAAGACGTGCGATTCAAAATCGATCACAATTGTTGGCAATagacagtgatgatgatgaatggtGGGGAACCAAAAGAGGGTCAACAGAAAACGAAGATTTTGTTGACCATGGAGATCATGATCATGATTCTGTATCAGAAGATGGTGATAATGTTAAAGAAAATAAATTAGTTAAAGAAGGCCCGTCAAGTAATATACACGATAACAAAGTTACAAGTCAAAGTGATCAAGAAAAGGAAAAGCCCGTGGTAGCACAGAATGTCGGGTTAAAGTCCGAATCGTATTTGCATTGGGACCCGCCATATTCGACAATGGGTTCAACAAAAGGCGTTGATCTGTTGCCCACGTGTAGCATGATCGAAGAGATATTCGGGTCTTCAGGCAAAAGTACTTGA